The following are encoded together in the Adhaeribacter arboris genome:
- the corA gene encoding magnesium/cobalt transporter CorA produces the protein MSAVINCAAYSVGHRIANVKISDIGKILRQTDKFVWIGLHEPDEDLMAQAQKEFGLHPLAVEDAHQAHQRPKIETFGDTLFIVLRTAQVSGEPCRIVFGETHFFVGANFILTIRHGSTLSYGEVRSRCESTPNLLRKGPCFALYAVMDSIVDQYFPVVTQLGEELEMLEASVFSGKSSRETITQIYQLKRDLLEVKHAISPLIDICNRLMRFDSTLIREETRPYFRDIYDHAIRINEMVDNTRELLTSVLEVNFSLISLSQNEVSKKFAGWAAILGIPTMVAGIYGMNFEFIPELSWHYGYPVVLGLTISSCVFLYWYFKRSGWF, from the coding sequence ATGAGCGCAGTAATTAATTGTGCCGCCTATTCTGTAGGCCATCGCATAGCTAACGTCAAGATCAGTGATATTGGTAAAATACTCCGGCAAACAGATAAATTTGTTTGGATAGGCCTGCATGAACCCGACGAAGACCTGATGGCTCAGGCCCAAAAGGAGTTTGGGTTACACCCACTGGCCGTAGAAGATGCGCATCAGGCGCATCAACGCCCCAAAATAGAAACTTTCGGCGATACTCTTTTTATTGTTTTGCGTACCGCCCAGGTTTCTGGGGAACCGTGCCGGATTGTATTCGGAGAAACTCATTTTTTTGTGGGGGCCAACTTTATTCTTACCATTCGGCATGGTTCTACGCTGTCTTACGGGGAGGTGCGCTCCCGCTGCGAGAGCACGCCCAACCTGCTCCGGAAAGGCCCCTGTTTTGCCTTATACGCGGTTATGGATTCTATCGTCGACCAATATTTCCCGGTGGTAACCCAGTTAGGAGAGGAGTTAGAGATGCTGGAGGCTAGCGTTTTTAGTGGTAAGTCAAGCCGGGAAACTATTACGCAAATCTACCAGCTTAAGCGCGATCTGCTGGAAGTAAAACACGCTATTTCGCCCCTAATTGATATTTGTAACCGGCTCATGCGCTTCGATTCAACTTTAATCCGGGAAGAAACCCGGCCTTATTTCCGCGACATCTATGACCACGCTATTCGCATTAACGAGATGGTAGATAATACCCGGGAGTTGCTCACGAGCGTACTGGAAGTAAATTTTTCCCTTATTTCGTTATCGCAGAACGAAGTATCGAAAAAGTTTGCCGGTTGGGCCGCTATTCTAGGTATCCCCACCATGGTTGCCGGCATTTACGGCATGAACTTCGAATTTATCCCGGAGTTAAGCTGGCATTATGGTTATCCGGTAGTGCTGGGCTTAACTATTTCGTCGTGTGTGTTTCTCTATTGGTATTTTAAACGGTCGGGCTGGTTTTGA
- a CDS encoding DUF4097 family beta strand repeat-containing protein, with protein MRIRITLALLGCFFTFQALAQPQIIEKTMSVPNDKKVDLRFDFGNNIKITTWDRKDVSVKMTYIINGGRLNNALQPAFTAENGTARIDVKFDRELLKTGRAEDCPDNQRNNYYYQDGVQAFTCQQIDYEVFVPRDANVTVESVHCSIELRNLTGPVHAKSIHGFVDMNWPPKQGADVTLKTVHGDVFSNLALKFTGKKDEQRISGLVNGGGTAIDLETIHNNVYFRQQK; from the coding sequence ATGAGAATACGTATTACCTTGGCTTTGCTTGGCTGTTTTTTCACCTTTCAGGCATTGGCTCAGCCCCAAATAATAGAAAAAACTATGTCGGTGCCGAACGATAAAAAAGTGGATTTAAGATTCGACTTTGGGAATAACATTAAAATTACTACCTGGGACCGCAAAGATGTTTCCGTAAAAATGACGTATATAATTAATGGTGGTCGCCTGAACAATGCTTTGCAACCTGCTTTTACCGCTGAAAACGGTACCGCCCGCATTGACGTAAAATTTGACCGGGAACTGTTAAAAACCGGTCGGGCCGAAGACTGCCCGGATAACCAACGGAACAATTATTATTACCAGGATGGTGTCCAAGCATTTACTTGCCAGCAGATTGATTACGAAGTTTTTGTACCCCGCGACGCGAATGTAACGGTAGAAAGTGTGCATTGCAGTATTGAGTTGCGAAATTTAACCGGACCGGTACACGCCAAATCTATTCATGGGTTTGTGGATATGAACTGGCCGCCAAAACAAGGCGCCGATGTAACCTTAAAAACCGTTCACGGCGATGTATTTTCTAACTTGGCTTTAAAATTCACCGGTAAAAAAGATGAACAACGGATAAGTGGTTTGGTAAACGGAGGCGGTACGGCTATAGACTTGGAAACTATTCACAATAATGTTTATTTCCGGCAGCAAAAGTAA
- a CDS encoding DUF4097 family beta strand repeat-containing protein, with protein MQKSGILAFVCFTIMATSVVTAHRSLESGNSNHLNTAKPLKSNAKNKSNALAPLTYKTKLGNSKDNQVQIQVYRSSVEVVGHNSDEVIIEAKNYEVPERAEGLHSLFSEVEDNTNLGLAVIKEKNTLKILQASRRGSAYTIKVPKNVAVVYHETSPHGGKFELSDTAGEIDLDLHHASATLTNITGPVQANAIHGHLDITFSELNQAKGSSIKSVHGPIDITLPGNTKADWELEANYGEIYTDFDISHPSDSKNGLAKIAGGNTIKGKTNNGGVEMSISAVHSNIFIRKQK; from the coding sequence ATGCAAAAATCAGGAATACTCGCCTTCGTTTGTTTTACTATTATGGCTACGAGCGTAGTAACGGCGCACCGGAGTTTAGAGTCTGGCAACAGCAACCACTTAAATACGGCTAAGCCGCTAAAATCAAACGCTAAAAACAAATCTAATGCTCTAGCGCCTCTCACTTACAAAACCAAACTGGGCAACAGCAAAGACAACCAGGTGCAGATACAGGTGTACCGGAGTTCGGTGGAGGTTGTGGGCCATAATTCCGACGAAGTAATTATTGAAGCTAAAAACTATGAGGTACCGGAACGGGCCGAAGGTTTGCATTCTTTATTCAGCGAGGTAGAAGATAATACCAATCTGGGGCTGGCGGTAATAAAAGAAAAAAATACCCTTAAAATTTTGCAGGCTTCGCGCCGCGGGAGTGCGTACACTATTAAAGTACCGAAAAATGTGGCGGTTGTATACCACGAAACCAGTCCGCACGGCGGCAAATTTGAGCTCTCCGACACGGCCGGGGAAATAGATTTAGACTTGCACCACGCCAGCGCTACCCTTACCAACATTACCGGCCCGGTACAGGCAAACGCCATTCATGGCCACCTGGACATTACATTTTCCGAACTGAACCAGGCGAAAGGTAGTTCTATTAAATCCGTACACGGCCCGATTGATATAACCCTGCCCGGCAATACCAAAGCCGATTGGGAACTGGAAGCCAACTACGGCGAAATTTACACCGACTTCGATATTAGCCACCCCAGCGACAGTAAAAATGGTCTGGCCAAAATTGCCGGTGGTAATACCATTAAAGGTAAAACCAATAATGGCGGCGTAGAAATGAGCATTTCGGCCGTACACAGCAATATTTTTATCCGCAAGCAAAAATGA